Part of the Hemiscyllium ocellatum isolate sHemOce1 chromosome 48, sHemOce1.pat.X.cur, whole genome shotgun sequence genome, ACTTAGGTAGAGACCTGGCAACACTAAGCTTTTTGATCTTAACTGTCTCCAAGCCCAAGGGCTAAGAGGCTATGCTGTCTGCTTAGTATGGGTGGGTGGTGTTCAGGgtgatgtgggggtgtgggtgttgtGTGGAGGGGTGGGGCCTCTTGTTTGGCTGCCATCTTGTTTTGTAGAGTcacacaccacagaaacagatccttcggtccaactcgtggTACTGGGCTTTATACCctaatgggagactgattggtgATGGTGTTCCTGTGGAGAATGCTCCAGCAATTGGCCAGTTCAATGTTTTCCCTGTCCTGTTGTGAAAGTAGGAATTCCTTTTTGCTGAAATATAATGGAATCCTGCATTAACTAGCCTCCAATGTGTGCCGAGGTATCGCCCTGCTGAGTTACCTGGTCATGCTGAATCTGTCCACACTCTGATTTCAAACCCAGTCTGGTTTCCTTGGTGAGTGTTGCTCAAGATCAGGATAACCTCTCATTGAGGGTTATATACCCCCATCCACTTGGTGACTGTTCCCTGCAGTGGTTAACCCTATGTtctgctgttggttgtgaatgaggtgggggggggggggtgcttcaTGGGACCACACAAGAGTCTCAATGCCAACACAAGACAGTCCCATTCTGGTGCACTGTTTCCTGACCAAACCCTTGTCTGTGTTCCATCAGCCTGCCCGATCAGAGAATAATGACACAGCTCCATGTTAAACTGCatctccatggcaacagcagTGCACCCAATCACTTGCTGTCTTTCTGGCTTCAGCTATGTTCCTATCCTTAGCTTTCCCATGTTCCCTTGCTGAAGAGGACAGGGTGAAACCCTTACAAGTGCTCTCCTTCTGTAAAATGTTGACTGATGCCATCCCTGTTAGTAGATGAAGCCCTTCCCCTGGGAGTTTACTAACAGCTATCTCTTGTCTTTGGGCTGATTTATTACCAACCCCTGAACCTGCACCAGGTTCACGCTACTCATTGGCCTGAGATTCTTTGTTCATGGATGCTACTCTGAAGCGTTTGATCGTCTTATTGAGTTGGTTGAGGTTGGTTATGAGTCTGAGTCCTAAGGACAGAGACAGGACCATCCATGCCAAACctaaatattcctgatgaagggcttgtgcccgaaacatcgaatttcctgttccttggatgctccctgacctgctgcactttaaccagcaatacattttcagctctgatctgcagcatctgcagacctcgctttttaCTCAAACCTAAATATCCATCTACTCTAACTCCAGGTCCCTGCACTGAACCCATATCATCCTCAACTTTATCCTAAAGTCCAAATGCCTTTATTTTAGTGTGTTGCTGTGCTCCCAGCATCTCTCGTTGACAATACATGTCTCATCCTTTCATGCTCAAGATGGTTCTGAAGTTCTTTGTGAATAGAATTGGTTCCCTGTACCTGTGTTGTTGTGGGAATAGTGGGCTGTCCTGGTGTAGTTATGATTGAGTTCTTTTGAGTCTCCTGGCTATAGTCAGTCAGTTctcacatggactgcaggggtTCAGGAAGGTAGCTCCCCCTGCCCCCCCAGCTTtcccagggcaactagggatgggcattgtgctggtccagccagtgatgccattGTCTCAGGGACCCACCTTAATACAGATGTGCTTTGCAATGAGTGGAAATTGAGTTCACGGAAAGATGTCTTGTGTTCTGACAGCTGTGACTGGGCTGAAGGATTTGCTGCTGACCCCCACCTTGCCCCCCTCTCGGGGGACATGCTGTTTGAGATGTGGACTGATGGAAGGCTATGCCAAGTGTTATCTTCAACAGGACTTGGGTGTTTGACCAGTTCACCCTGAGGAGTAATTAGCATTGAGGTAGATCAGTCCAGGCACCGTTGGTTCCCTGTCCTGATCCCATCCCTGATCTCTTGTCCAGCTGCCATTAGTCCTGTTTGGGACATGCTCTGAGCTTGTGCATGGTTTGGGAGAATTCTCCCTGGGACAAATCCCATTGAGCAGCTACCAATTCAGGATTGCATTGAAACCACCTGCTTTCTGTTTTGGAAAGTCACCTGTCCTGTAACTGCAGCCCCACAGCAGTGTTACCTCGGGACACTTACTGACAGGGGAATAAATGCTGTCTTTGTATTACAATGCCTGTAGTCCATGATTGATCTGAAAAGGTGACAGAAATGTGAAGAAGTCTGTGTGTGATCATGCCTTTCCCTTGATTGCAGGTTGTGAGCTGAACGCTAACCAACTGACCCAAAAGTTTGAAGTTACGGATGATGAGCTCAGTGaacaccagctggttttgaagaCGGTAATGTGCTGATTGCTTTCCTCCATGTCTTGTGCTGTTTGGGGCTAGTTATGGTCTATGCTGTTTGCCTGGGGTCTTAGAAGTCTTCAGATCTCCAAATGCTGCTGAGTTGTATGGACAGTGAGCTGAGCTCCTCTCTATCCCTGGGCATTTCAGTCCAAGCACACCTTACTGCcttcccatgggcccctggggCTGACAGGTCAAGTGCCAAGTGAGTGAGACTTCACCAATCTGTCATTGCTCATTCCTGGTTGTATTTTAACAGGGAAGGTAATGGAGTTCCTGGAGAACTGAAGCTTGGCTTGGGGGGTGGTCTAATCCAGTATTTTGATAAAACAGACAAGAGCCAGACTGACCCAATTTGGTGGTAGGGCCTTGGAGTGTTTTAGAACAGATGTCTGGGTTCAGGTACATCATTGGAAGTTAGCATCACATTGTTTGGGAGGTTAAGTTTGTCAGTATGCTTGCCCCCCACTGTTCAGTCCTTCCAATCTAGGACATGGTGAGagctcctggaatactgtgtccatttGTGGTCACCCTGTTATCAGAAGGATATGAAGTTGGTGAGGTTTCAAACACATTTCCCACTACAGGTTGAATGTATGGCAGAGCAGTAGGCATTAACTTGCACTTTGGTGTAGCCTTTGATAAGCTTCCATGTACTCATTCATTGAGGTAGATCACATAGGATTGTGCAAGAGCTGCCAACTTGTTTGACAGGTGCATGTCATGGAcggttggaggcctgtgaccagtgatgttccacagtgaTTGGTGCTCAGTCTTGTTTTGTTGGTCATCTACAAATGGTCTAGATGAGAATGTAGCAGGTGTGGTTatgaagtttgtggatgacaccaggATTAGTGCTactgtggacaatgaagaagattatctcagaataccAAGAGGTCTTGCTACAATTAAGATTAGAGCCTTGGGTTGTGGCTTTGAACAGAGGGGTTAAAGTACAGAATTGTTTTGGCTCTCATGCACTGAGAAGGTGGTTAAGGAGGGGTTTAGTATATGTCGCTTCATTGGTTAGACTTTAGACTCTGATCGTTGGGATGTTACATTGatgtccaggatgttggtgaggcctcttctggatgaCTGTGCCGTTCCAgttgccctgttacaggaaggatattagaacattggagagggttcagcagAGTTTTACCCAAGTCTTGTTGAATGAGGAGGGTTTGtgatgtagggagaggctgatttcATTCACTAGTctcgaaggttgaggggtgaccttggatGAGGGTTCTAGACGAGATGAAGGACATGTTTCCTTGGCTGAGGGTCAAGTTCAACATTTGGTGGCTTTTTTCAAAGGTGAGGAACAAGATTGTCAAGGCGTGGAGACAGTTTTGTCAATTGTTTTGTGGGGGACCCATTTAGAGCAGGTGGTGGATGTCTGCACAGGTCATCTTTGAAAACATTTGGGCAGATGCATGGATAAggaacatttggatggatatgggccaagttcaggCAGGTTGGGTTAGCTTAGTTTGGGACTGTTTGGCTTGGACTGTGCTGTCCATGTCTAATCTTAACTCCTGGTGGGGTTGTGTGGGGGGTTGTCATGAGGGGTCCCCAGTGACACTCTTTGCAGGTGAACAAATGCTTGTGGCCAAATGCATCTCAGGAATATCAGGATATCTGATGCCCTGGGCCAGTGTTATCACAaccagagagtcagtgtgaccTGAGGGTTCCAGGGTTTAGCATAAGCTAACTTTCCATTTGGAACACCACTGAAGGAGCTGCCTCTGGGTTGTTGAGTTGAGTCTTGAACTTAGCAACTGAAGGAATTTGGGACTGACTATATGAGCTGTTGCTGTCATGTCAAATAAGCACACAGAAAAGCTGATGGAAACCAGGCACATCCTTCAATATGCTTGCCTTCAGTTTCCCCCACTCCATGTACATGTGGCCTACCTTCTACATTAGCTTGAGTACTGTTCTGCATTCCTGTTTAAGGCTGTGTCTGTTTAACTTGTAGATATGTTTGGGTGTTGGTGCCAAGGATGAAGTGAACATTGTGGAGATAGTACCAGAGGATGAGAGTGCACCCATTCCTATTGCAACCTTGCAGCTGTCCATCTTACCAATGGTTAGTCACGGAGATCCTCACTTATTGGTGCCTGTGTGTTGAAGAGTTTCATGTGTACACAGATCCCCCTTTAACAATGCTGCAGTCTGGCCTTACTATGCTCCCTAACTTCAGTGTGCTTTGTGTTTGTCTGGCTGGGTTTTGCCGTGTCTCTTCGCACACAGTAACTATGCCATTGTTGGTTTTGTATTGCTTCCTAGACCACCATCTGTGGGATTGAGCTGACTCCCCCTGTTACCTTCAGACTGAGGAATGGATCCGGGCCTGTCTATGTCACAGGACAGAACATTGTCTGTAAGTGCCCcagtcagcctctgacactctgttCTCACTCAGTCTCAGAGCTGGGtcttctgcactttctctgatcattctctcCTTCAGTTCTTCATCTGAGGTGGTGACCATCAATAGTTGAACCAACTGAGCATATCCTGCCAGCTTGCTGTCTGGGGGAGTTAGCAAAGGAAGCCTAGTTGAATTTTGACCATGTAGTGACTGTCAATTATCACAAAGAAGCCATTAACTTCACACATACACCCTTTGGTTGCAGTGGAAGCCATCTgagttgcctggtctggagtaaCTGGGAATCTGTGACCCATAGCAGTGATGGTGGCTTTCCTTGACCTTGAAATGGCTGGGCTAGACATGGTGGTCAAGGGCAGCCAGTCAGCCAATGGCTACAGGCTTCACAAGTCAGAAGCGAAATCCCTGACCAAGGGAGAGATGAGACTTGCTATTTGCAGCAAATTCTCCTGAAATCTGACAGCAACAGTGGAGTGAGCGGCAGTTCATATTGGCATTAACAAAACCAAAATCCAAGATCAGTTAGGAAGCAAAAACTGGAATTGCTGGAGAGACTGtgggtctggcagaatctgtggagggaAGGCAGAGTTCATATTTGGAGCATTGTTTCCAAGAACAGTCCCTGGACTCCATGTTAATGGCTTACTCAGGAAATGCTGTCGGATCTGAATATTTTCAGTATTCCTGGTTTCTAATTCCGATGTCCAATATGATGCTTTGTTGATGGGGTTCATACTTCAGGAGGGTGCTAGGGTataccccacttgcctggatggatgcaagtccaaaaacacaacaggcttgacatcatccaggacaaatctGTCCCTGTTTAACTTggaccacatccacaagtattcactccctcctccaccGGTGCTCAATAGCAGcatgtgcactatctacaagatgcactgcagaaattcacccaagaccctctgacaatacagtccaaacccatgaccacttccatcgagaaggacaagggcagcagatacgtgggaacatcACCCCCATGCCAGTTCCCCATCCAGCTACtcaccatccttgtaaatatattgctgttccttcactgtcactgggtcagaatccaggaattccctctaaggcattgtgggtcaacccacagcacatggactgcagtggtttgagaAGGTGGCTcatggggcaactagggacaaggtgctaaatactgggcccagccttGTCATGTGACAGGTATTGTAAGTTCAGGTTGGCAGTGGGCTGTGTGGGGGATAGAGTCTGAGCATCACCAGCCCTGGCCATACCTGACCCTGCCCCTTCTGGGGACCGTTTGCATGAAGCTGCCAGTATAGGGCCTGAGAAAGTCTCTCCATGCTGTCGTCACCTCACAGCTCATGTTCCTGTTGTTTTGAGTCACTGAATAAACTTGTTAGCCAGTGGGTTATAGGAGCTGACACACTGGCTCCTGATACATGATGGGAATGGACACTATCAGGACAAGGCTATTTGAACTGTCTGTTCTCTCCCCGTTTCTCTCTAGTAGAGGATTATCCATGGGGTGAGGAGGAAGAacaagaggaggaagaggaggaggaagaggaggaagtgGAAACGCCCCCAAAACCAGTCAAAAGGCCAGCATCCACCAAAAAAGCAGGACTTTCCAAGGTGGCTGTGTTGTGGTGTggcggtggggggtggtggtgggagtggggtgcTGTGTCCCTGTTACTGAGCTGTTTCCCTCTCCTTGTCCCTTTCAGAAGAAGAAGGTAGACACTGACAAGTCGGAGTAAGTACCTATTCAGTTAACATCCTCAGGCACTTGACCATGAGCAGCAGTCAGTCCATGTTGATGGGTGACTTTATTTGCAGAGAGGAGTCTGGTGAAGAACAGCCTGTGAAAAAGGTAGGCTTCTGTTTAACTCTGTCTACAGTTGGAATCTGATCATGGCTGTGCGCTTTGAGGGTTTGCTTGTTGTTGTAAGTGGTGGGTTTTCCCAGTTGTGACTGTGGCCTTTGTGGGattggggtgtgtggatctggAAGTGACCAGTTGGTCTGTCGGCTCTGCCCCACGGTATTGAGATGTTTCTGTCGCAGTGGTAATAGGGAGCAACATGTCTGACATTGTGGCTCAGTGCTGagtactgctccctcacagcactggggacccaggttcgattccagcctccgagcgactgtatgtgtggagtttcacatacTTGGtcaacgtgggtttcctcccacagtccaaaggggtGTAGGTGAGGTTGATTTGGCCACGGGAAGTGcaggggtgtggggatagggtaggaggatgGGATGCTCCCTCTGGGGGGGGttgtggggcaggggtgggggtacagtggggtcagtgtgggcccAATGGTTTGAGTTTTTTTCAGCACCGTAGTGATTTTTATTCCAGGAATCAGACGGTGAGGGACATTTACTGAGCAGACAGGACCCCAGGCTCTTGAAGATGTGGTAATGGAT contains:
- the npm2b gene encoding nucleoplasmin-2b yields the protein MTSNRSVTSKSDRPIAVLWSCELNANQLTQKFEVTDDELSEHQLVLKTICLGVGAKDEVNIVEIVPEDESAPIPIATLQLSILPMTTICGIELTPPVTFRLRNGSGPVYVTGQNIVLEDYPWGEEEEQEEEEEEEEEEVETPPKPVKRPASTKKAGLSKKKKVDTDKEESGEEQPVKKQCPPGSGVGLELHTKNKGSVADLGMPHLLQPVLCRSWGMAITPPQQLIQI